A section of the Flavobacteriales bacterium genome encodes:
- the cas5c gene encoding type I-C CRISPR-associated protein Cas5, protein MKTYCLEVTGDYACFTRPEMKVERVSYDVITPSAARAVFESILWKPAIRWHVRKVEVLKPIRWMSLRRNEVASVVSTRNVETAMKTGRGDLGLYIEDDRQQRAGLFLRDVAYRLHADLEFLRDKDKEGNARKYEEMFERRAAKGQCVNQPYLGCREFAAHFRLVENAAKEPAPIGMDEKLGYMLHDLDFTNPSDPQPKFFKAEVVGGVMLVPDLNHNTVRA, encoded by the coding sequence ATGAAGACCTATTGCCTTGAAGTGACCGGCGATTACGCCTGCTTCACCCGCCCCGAAATGAAGGTGGAGCGTGTGAGCTACGATGTGATCACACCCTCCGCCGCACGCGCCGTGTTCGAGTCCATCCTGTGGAAACCCGCCATCCGCTGGCATGTGCGCAAAGTGGAAGTGCTCAAACCTATTCGCTGGATGAGTTTGAGGCGAAACGAAGTGGCCAGCGTGGTAAGCACCCGCAATGTGGAAACAGCCATGAAGACCGGTCGCGGCGACCTTGGCCTCTATATCGAGGACGACCGACAGCAACGCGCCGGACTCTTCCTGCGGGATGTGGCCTATCGGCTTCATGCCGACCTGGAGTTCCTGCGTGACAAGGACAAGGAGGGCAATGCGCGTAAATACGAGGAGATGTTCGAGCGGCGCGCAGCAAAGGGCCAGTGTGTGAACCAGCCCTACCTCGGCTGCCGTGAGTTCGCCGCACACTTCCGACTGGTGGAGAATGCGGCCAAGGAGCCTGCACCCATCGGTATGGACGAAAAGCTCGGTTACATGCTGCACGACCTGGACTTCACGAACCCCAGCGACCCGCAGCCCAAGTTCTTCAAGGCCGAAGTCGTTGGTGGTGTCATGCTCGTTCCCGATTTGAACCACAACACCGTACGCGCATGA
- the cas2 gene encoding CRISPR-associated endonuclease Cas2, translating into MLIIATYDVSTETAGGRKRLRRVAKICERMGQRVQKSVFEFEVDQMQYEQLERELLAEIDELEDSLRFYRLTEPAHLRVKQFGNFRSTDFEKPLIV; encoded by the coding sequence ATGCTCATCATCGCCACCTACGACGTGTCGACCGAAACCGCAGGTGGCCGGAAGCGCCTCCGCAGAGTGGCCAAGATCTGCGAGCGCATGGGGCAACGGGTCCAGAAGAGCGTATTCGAGTTCGAGGTGGACCAAATGCAGTACGAGCAGTTGGAGCGGGAGTTGCTGGCCGAGATCGACGAGTTGGAGGACAGCCTCAGGTTCTACCGGCTCACCGAGCCGGCGCATCTGCGGGTGAAGCAATTCGGGAATTTCAGGAGCACCGACTTCGAGAAGCCGCTTATCGTATAA
- the cas8c gene encoding type I-C CRISPR-associated protein Cas8c/Csd1 produces MILQALNDYYKRAENLAPEGWVRRGVDYLIVLDKQGNCTNVECIQDQVKGKAIAHQMLVPHIGKQALKHTNSGKDANLLWDNGSFVLGGAGKGRTKVESFVATLDEWFPGTQDEGVSAIRSFTRLMLERPGSRDELLTRFNLKELFDERDFVFAFKLHGDVEPVHNRRAVRTAYEQKRTNGTSERQVMGNCLVTGAENVPLALNETVIKPILGGQPAGVNIISFNKRSFESYGKAGRKGENAPVSKEASFGYTTALNGLLTSDHQRLQIADATTVFWASEQHEMEDLFGEIMVDDPERGTKALQAMLNAARSGRFTIGEPTATFHVLGVAAPAKARVSIRFYQEAESLALAKRLLQHFEDLQVTETPIHYSISRLLRSIAVRGEKENIPDGLASDLVRCIVGDLPYPPVLLSAAVMRCRAEQSKRDKKRGSENVPRERAALLKACLNRTIRLNNQTANEPQPEFTAMLDPNNPDNAYRLGRLFAALEKTQEDAFWPTRLNATIRDRYYGAASSTPATVFSTLLRMKNHHISKMENRGTAINREKLIGEIMDGLDKFPGHLPLPAQARFALGYYHQRQALFPNSDKSNEPSNN; encoded by the coding sequence ATGATCCTGCAAGCACTTAACGATTACTACAAGCGCGCGGAGAATCTCGCCCCCGAAGGATGGGTGCGCCGTGGTGTGGACTATTTGATCGTGCTGGACAAGCAAGGGAATTGCACCAATGTGGAGTGCATCCAAGACCAAGTGAAAGGGAAGGCCATTGCACATCAGATGTTGGTACCTCACATCGGTAAGCAGGCATTGAAGCACACCAACAGCGGCAAGGACGCTAACCTGCTTTGGGACAACGGCAGCTTCGTTCTCGGTGGTGCAGGAAAGGGCCGGACCAAGGTGGAATCATTTGTCGCTACGCTCGATGAGTGGTTCCCTGGCACCCAGGACGAAGGTGTGTCTGCCATACGGTCATTCACTCGGTTGATGCTCGAAAGACCCGGTTCGAGAGATGAACTGTTGACCCGCTTCAACTTGAAGGAACTCTTCGATGAGCGCGATTTTGTCTTTGCGTTCAAACTACATGGGGACGTGGAACCAGTCCACAACCGACGTGCTGTTCGCACTGCTTATGAGCAGAAGCGTACGAATGGCACTAGTGAAAGGCAGGTCATGGGCAACTGCCTCGTGACAGGTGCTGAGAATGTCCCGCTCGCTTTGAACGAAACGGTGATCAAGCCCATTTTAGGTGGCCAGCCAGCTGGAGTGAACATCATCTCATTCAACAAGAGGTCATTCGAATCATACGGTAAAGCTGGGCGCAAAGGAGAGAACGCGCCGGTGAGCAAGGAAGCATCGTTCGGGTACACCACGGCATTGAATGGATTACTGACCTCAGACCATCAGAGGCTACAGATCGCTGATGCTACCACTGTCTTCTGGGCCAGTGAGCAACACGAAATGGAGGACCTCTTTGGGGAGATCATGGTTGACGACCCGGAGCGCGGGACCAAAGCACTACAGGCCATGTTGAATGCAGCGCGGAGCGGAAGGTTCACCATTGGTGAGCCTACGGCAACGTTTCATGTGCTTGGCGTAGCGGCACCGGCCAAGGCTCGCGTCTCTATCCGTTTCTATCAGGAAGCAGAATCGTTGGCACTCGCTAAGCGCTTGCTCCAACATTTCGAGGACTTGCAGGTCACGGAAACGCCTATCCACTACTCAATAAGCCGCTTGCTCCGTTCCATTGCCGTGCGTGGCGAGAAGGAGAACATCCCAGATGGCTTGGCATCAGACCTCGTACGGTGCATAGTCGGGGACTTGCCATACCCCCCAGTTCTACTCTCGGCTGCGGTAATGCGCTGCCGGGCAGAGCAATCGAAACGGGACAAGAAGCGAGGAAGTGAAAATGTGCCCCGTGAACGGGCCGCACTCCTTAAAGCCTGCCTCAACCGAACCATCCGCCTGAACAACCAAACAGCCAACGAACCGCAACCTGAATTCACCGCCATGCTCGACCCGAACAACCCCGACAACGCCTACCGCTTGGGCCGCCTCTTTGCCGCGCTCGAAAAGACACAAGAGGATGCGTTTTGGCCAACGCGACTGAATGCCACCATCCGAGACCGGTACTACGGCGCGGCATCCAGCACGCCGGCCACCGTATTCTCCACGCTGCTGCGAATGAAGAATCATCACATCTCGAAGATGGAAAACAGAGGCACAGCCATCAATCGAGAGAAGCTGATAGGCGAGATCATGGATGGGCTGGACAAGTTCCCCGGCCATCTGCCGCTGCCCGCGCAGGCCCGCTTTGCGCTCGGTTACTACCACCAGCGCCAAGCCCTGTTCCCAAACTCCGACAAATCCAACGAACCTTCAAACAACTGA
- the cas4 gene encoding CRISPR-associated protein Cas4 gives MQALDPIPISALQHWMYCPRQCALIHVEQVFADNVHTARGNAVHALVDEPGYELKKGVKVERSLPLWSDRIGLIGKADLVEFYPDGSVFPVEFKHGPKRKHTHDDIQLAAQAMCLEEMLVKPVPQGAIYHASSRRRRDVDIDADLRKLVEVTTEAVRTCIQEGRLPPPVNDDRCEHCSLKEICQPDVLDDKRAQARLRDTLFDIDS, from the coding sequence ATGCAAGCACTCGACCCTATCCCCATCTCCGCCCTGCAACACTGGATGTACTGCCCCCGGCAGTGCGCTTTGATCCATGTGGAGCAGGTGTTCGCGGACAACGTGCATACCGCACGCGGCAACGCCGTGCATGCGCTGGTGGACGAGCCGGGGTACGAGCTGAAGAAGGGTGTGAAAGTCGAGCGGTCGCTTCCCCTGTGGAGCGACCGCATCGGCCTCATCGGCAAGGCTGACCTGGTGGAGTTCTACCCGGATGGCAGCGTGTTCCCGGTGGAGTTCAAGCATGGGCCCAAGCGCAAACACACCCACGACGACATCCAACTAGCGGCACAGGCCATGTGCCTGGAGGAAATGCTGGTCAAGCCCGTACCACAAGGTGCGATCTACCACGCCAGCAGCCGCAGGCGTCGCGATGTGGACATCGATGCCGACCTGCGCAAGCTGGTGGAAGTCACCACCGAGGCCGTTCGCACCTGCATTCAAGAAGGCCGCTTGCCACCGCCTGTGAACGATGATCGCTGCGAGCACTGTTCCTTGAAGGAGATCTGTCAACCCGATGTGCTGGATGACAAGCGGGCCCAAGCGCGCTTGCGCGATACGCTCTTTGATATCGATAGCTGA
- a CDS encoding CrcB family protein yields the protein MNLWLAVFLGGGLGSVARFGVSRAVLALGLRSAFPWATLASNLLATALLAWLVLRLHPHLEGRDALKAFLAAGFCGGFSTFSTFSYENFLLLREGQHLLVAANIAVSVIAGVALFHLIARSA from the coding sequence ATGAACCTCTGGCTGGCGGTCTTCCTCGGCGGCGGGCTGGGCAGCGTGGCCCGTTTCGGCGTCAGCCGTGCGGTGCTCGCTCTCGGCCTCCGAAGTGCCTTCCCCTGGGCCACCCTGGCCTCCAACCTGCTGGCCACCGCCCTGCTCGCCTGGCTCGTGCTGCGCCTGCACCCGCATCTGGAGGGGCGCGATGCGCTCAAGGCCTTCCTCGCCGCCGGCTTCTGCGGCGGCTTCAGCACCTTCAGCACCTTCAGCTACGAGAACTTCCTCCTGCTTCGCGAAGGCCAGCATCTGCTGGTCGCGGCCAACATCGCCGTCAGCGTCATCGCCGGCGTCGCCCTCTTCCATCTCATCGCCCGCTCCGCATGA
- the cas3 gene encoding CRISPR-associated helicase Cas3': MQPIAHAAQDATGRWREPHDLEAHIQGVAELAARFAKEFSGQEIARHAALWHDLGKYQPRWQQFIRKASGYQADAHIEDKPGHPNHSTAGALHACDRYKKEGRVLAYLIAGHHAGLSDWNTEDHSLQARLELEASRGELTDSLKGDIPDSILLPSAPPPDLKTIPGKAHGFALWLRMVFSCLVDADFLDTEGYMDPDKANGRGGWPSLGELKERFDAYMAEKVRGAKPSTVNTLRAGILTQCRAKATNAPGLFSLTVPTGGGKTLSSLAFALDHAKAHGKSRIIYVIPYTSIIEQTADEFRRAFGELGHAVIEHHSNADVAENKETPSSRLACENWDAPIVVTTNVQFFESLFAAKTSRCRKLHNIVNSVVVIDEAQMLHPEFLQPTLDVLDLLTKYYGVSVVLSTATQPALATVTEYTDPQKHIRGLDGARELMDDPDALYHVLKRVNVRMPEQMDTPTAWEDLAERLKTHESVLAIVNMRKHAHELHALMPEGTLHLSALMCGAHRSVVIGDIKQRIKDKVPTRVVSTQLVEAGVDLDFPVVYRAMAGLDSIAQAAGRCNREGTLERGEVHVFVPPQASPRGLLRKGEDACRSLLHGYAGDPLDRALFSKYFQHLYYSCDLDRQHICDLLKVDGATLAVSFRSAADKYRLIEDEDRVSVVVLYRGKDGTDVTVDDLLRTLKNKGPERWLMRKLQRYTVNVHRRDALRLLGTGALTEMIPGLFVQTADGLYHPHLGLQTDEVRLTPEHYLA; encoded by the coding sequence ATGCAACCCATCGCGCACGCCGCCCAAGATGCCACTGGTCGCTGGCGTGAACCGCACGACCTGGAAGCACACATCCAAGGTGTCGCTGAACTGGCAGCGCGTTTTGCCAAAGAATTCAGCGGCCAAGAGATCGCCCGCCACGCCGCCCTGTGGCACGACCTCGGCAAATACCAGCCCCGCTGGCAGCAATTCATCCGCAAGGCCAGCGGCTACCAAGCCGATGCGCACATCGAGGACAAGCCGGGCCACCCGAACCACTCCACGGCTGGCGCGCTGCACGCTTGCGACCGCTACAAGAAGGAAGGAAGAGTGCTGGCCTACTTGATCGCAGGGCACCATGCCGGACTTAGCGATTGGAACACCGAGGATCATAGCCTACAAGCAAGACTTGAATTGGAAGCAAGTCGGGGCGAACTCACCGACAGCCTGAAGGGCGACATACCGGACAGCATATTACTACCGAGCGCACCGCCACCGGACCTGAAGACGATACCCGGCAAAGCGCATGGCTTCGCTCTTTGGCTGCGCATGGTCTTCTCCTGTCTCGTGGATGCCGACTTCCTCGACACGGAAGGCTACATGGACCCGGACAAGGCCAACGGGCGGGGTGGCTGGCCTTCGCTCGGTGAATTGAAAGAGCGCTTCGACGCCTATATGGCCGAAAAGGTGCGCGGTGCGAAGCCATCAACAGTGAACACACTGCGCGCGGGCATCCTTACGCAATGCCGAGCCAAGGCCACGAACGCACCTGGCCTGTTCTCACTCACTGTACCCACCGGCGGTGGCAAGACCCTATCCTCCCTAGCCTTCGCGTTGGACCACGCCAAGGCGCACGGGAAGAGCCGCATCATCTATGTGATACCCTACACGAGCATCATCGAGCAGACCGCCGATGAGTTCCGAAGGGCCTTTGGCGAACTCGGACACGCGGTGATCGAGCACCATAGCAACGCTGATGTGGCCGAGAACAAGGAAACGCCGAGCAGTCGGCTTGCTTGCGAGAATTGGGATGCGCCCATCGTGGTTACCACGAATGTGCAATTCTTCGAGTCGCTCTTTGCTGCCAAGACCAGCCGGTGCCGCAAGCTGCACAACATCGTGAACAGCGTGGTGGTCATCGACGAGGCGCAGATGCTGCACCCCGAGTTCCTGCAACCCACGCTGGATGTCCTCGACCTGCTCACCAAGTACTACGGTGTCAGCGTGGTGCTCAGCACGGCAACACAACCGGCGCTCGCTACTGTCACCGAATACACCGACCCGCAGAAACACATCCGCGGGCTGGATGGCGCCAGGGAATTGATGGACGACCCCGATGCGCTCTACCACGTGTTGAAGCGGGTGAATGTCCGCATGCCTGAGCAGATGGATACGCCTACCGCTTGGGAAGACCTTGCCGAGCGGTTGAAGACGCATGAGAGTGTGCTCGCCATCGTGAACATGCGGAAGCATGCGCATGAACTGCATGCCCTGATGCCGGAAGGCACCCTGCACCTATCCGCCCTCATGTGCGGAGCCCATCGCTCGGTGGTCATCGGCGACATCAAGCAACGCATCAAGGACAAGGTACCCACTCGAGTCGTGTCCACCCAACTGGTTGAAGCTGGTGTGGACCTTGACTTTCCAGTGGTTTACCGCGCCATGGCAGGTCTCGATTCCATCGCACAGGCGGCGGGGCGCTGCAATCGCGAAGGCACCCTGGAACGGGGTGAGGTCCATGTGTTCGTGCCACCACAAGCTTCACCACGTGGACTACTGCGCAAAGGCGAGGATGCCTGCCGTTCACTGCTGCACGGCTATGCGGGCGATCCACTGGACCGGGCACTGTTCAGCAAGTACTTCCAGCACCTCTACTACTCATGCGACCTGGACAGGCAACACATCTGCGACCTGCTGAAAGTGGATGGAGCCACGCTGGCCGTGAGTTTCCGAAGCGCAGCGGACAAGTATCGGCTCATCGAGGACGAAGACCGTGTTTCCGTGGTGGTGCTGTACCGGGGAAAAGATGGCACGGATGTTACCGTGGACGACCTGTTGCGCACGCTGAAGAACAAAGGGCCCGAACGCTGGCTGATGCGAAAACTCCAACGCTACACGGTGAACGTCCATCGGCGCGATGCCCTGCGCTTGCTGGGCACCGGTGCCCTCACCGAGATGATACCCGGCCTCTTCGTGCAAACCGCCGATGGCCTTTACCACCCGCACCTCGGCCTACAAACCGATGAAGTGCGCTTGACTCCTGAACACTACCTAGCCTGA
- the cas7c gene encoding type I-C CRISPR-associated protein Cas7/Csd2, whose product MELKNRYDFVLLFDVKDGNPNGDPDAGNLPRLDAESGHGLVTDVSLKRKVRNYVGLVKGEQTPYEIYVKEKAVLNLTHERAYEAIGVKTDGDDKKKRKGGGDEVNNARNWMCKNFFDVRTFGAVMSTGVNCGQVRGPVQLTFARSIDPVVALEHSITRMAVATKEEAEKQEGDNRTMGRKHTVPYGVYVAHGFVSSFLAKQTGFSEEDLKLLWQALTSMFEHDRSAARGQMATRGLYVFKHDSDLGNAPAHDLFSRIHVKRKDGVDIARDWSDYDVTINEANMPNGVKLERVYESVAMEMA is encoded by the coding sequence ATGGAACTCAAGAACCGCTACGACTTCGTCCTGCTCTTCGATGTGAAGGACGGCAACCCCAATGGCGACCCGGATGCAGGCAACCTGCCGCGCCTCGACGCCGAATCAGGCCACGGCCTCGTGACCGATGTTTCGCTCAAGCGCAAGGTGCGGAACTACGTCGGCCTTGTGAAAGGCGAACAAACGCCGTACGAGATCTACGTGAAGGAGAAGGCCGTGCTCAACCTCACGCACGAACGCGCTTACGAAGCCATCGGCGTGAAGACTGATGGCGACGACAAGAAGAAACGCAAAGGGGGCGGCGACGAGGTGAACAACGCGCGCAATTGGATGTGCAAGAACTTCTTCGACGTACGCACGTTCGGCGCGGTGATGTCCACAGGCGTGAACTGCGGCCAAGTTCGTGGACCTGTGCAACTCACGTTCGCACGTTCCATTGACCCGGTCGTCGCGCTGGAACATTCCATAACACGGATGGCGGTAGCGACCAAGGAAGAGGCGGAAAAGCAGGAAGGCGACAACCGCACCATGGGTCGCAAACACACCGTACCCTACGGTGTCTATGTAGCGCATGGTTTCGTGTCCTCGTTCCTCGCCAAGCAGACGGGTTTCTCCGAAGAAGACCTCAAGCTGCTCTGGCAGGCGCTCACCAGCATGTTCGAACATGACCGGTCGGCAGCGCGCGGCCAGATGGCCACACGCGGCCTCTACGTCTTCAAGCACGACAGCGACCTGGGCAACGCACCCGCCCATGACCTGTTCAGCCGTATCCATGTGAAGCGCAAGGACGGCGTCGACATCGCTCGCGATTGGAGCGATTACGATGTGACCATCAACGAAGCCAACATGCCCAACGGCGTGAAACTGGAGCGCGTGTACGAATCTGTCGCCATGGAAATGGCTTGA
- the cas1c gene encoding type I-C CRISPR-associated endonuclease Cas1: protein MHHLENTLYVMTPNAYAHLENATVRIDVEKVKKLQVPLHHLAGLVTFGNVMVSPALMHKLADEGKSLVLLDFNGRFKARLEGGISGNILLRKAQYKTADDPAAILEIARAIIAGKIKNSRTVLLRGARETDHANDIAKLDAVALSLAQTLSNLKHATDVDTVRGLEGEAAKNYFGVLPLIIKPQHREAFALNGRTRRPPLDRTNALLSFLYAMLMNDCRSALEAVGLDPQLGFLHTVRPGRAALALDLQEEFRSVIVDRFALTLINRGQVNAGDFETREGGAVSLTEKGRKTVVVAWQERKQEEVQHPLTGTKTPIGLLPFLQARFLARTIRGEMEGYIPYLSK, encoded by the coding sequence ATGCACCATCTGGAGAACACCCTCTACGTGATGACCCCCAATGCCTACGCGCATTTGGAGAACGCCACCGTCCGCATCGACGTGGAGAAGGTGAAGAAGCTGCAAGTGCCCCTGCACCACCTGGCCGGGCTGGTCACCTTCGGCAATGTCATGGTCTCTCCTGCCCTTATGCACAAGTTGGCCGACGAGGGCAAAAGCCTTGTGCTGCTCGACTTCAATGGCCGTTTCAAAGCGCGCTTGGAAGGCGGCATCAGCGGCAACATCCTGCTGCGCAAGGCCCAATACAAAACAGCAGATGACCCGGCCGCCATCTTGGAAATAGCACGCGCCATCATCGCGGGCAAGATCAAGAACAGCCGTACCGTACTGCTGCGCGGGGCTCGGGAAACCGACCATGCGAACGACATCGCCAAGCTCGATGCCGTGGCCCTGAGCCTCGCCCAGACCTTGAGCAACCTGAAACACGCCACCGACGTGGATACCGTGCGCGGCCTCGAAGGCGAAGCGGCCAAGAACTACTTCGGTGTGCTTCCCCTCATCATCAAGCCGCAACACCGCGAAGCCTTTGCGCTCAACGGCCGCACCCGCCGTCCGCCACTGGACCGCACAAATGCTCTGCTCTCCTTCCTCTACGCCATGCTCATGAACGACTGCCGCAGCGCCCTGGAAGCCGTGGGCCTCGATCCACAGCTCGGCTTCTTGCACACGGTCCGCCCAGGCCGTGCTGCCTTGGCCTTGGACCTTCAGGAAGAGTTCCGTTCGGTCATCGTGGACCGTTTCGCGCTAACGCTCATCAACCGTGGCCAAGTGAACGCAGGAGATTTTGAAACGCGGGAAGGTGGGGCGGTCTCGTTGACCGAGAAGGGGCGCAAGACGGTGGTGGTGGCCTGGCAGGAGCGCAAACAGGAAGAGGTGCAACACCCGCTCACCGGCACGAAAACACCGATCGGGCTATTGCCCTTCCTGCAGGCACGCTTCCTGGCCCGGACCATCCGCGGTGAGATGGAAGGCTATATCCCCTACTTATCGAAGTAA
- a CDS encoding phosphatase PAP2 family protein encodes MVQRLDELDRAAFLAINGAHAPWADGVMVLASAMPTWFPVYALLLVLLQRRYGWTAFAWCLPVIAVMILCSDSGSVVLFKNTVQRLRPCHEPALQGLVQVVDGHCGGRFGFVSSHASNHFAIAVFVARALQGRPVWATGALLGWAAFVAYSRIYLGVHYPGDVLVGGLYGAAVGALFFAIFRGVLRWRALAQRSSV; translated from the coding sequence ATGGTCCAGCGCCTCGACGAACTGGACCGCGCGGCCTTCCTGGCGATCAACGGGGCGCACGCCCCCTGGGCCGACGGGGTGATGGTGCTGGCCTCGGCCATGCCCACCTGGTTCCCGGTGTACGCCCTGCTGCTGGTGCTGCTGCAGCGCCGCTACGGCTGGACCGCCTTCGCTTGGTGCCTGCCGGTGATCGCCGTGATGATCCTCTGCAGCGACAGCGGCAGCGTGGTGCTGTTCAAGAACACGGTGCAGCGGCTGCGTCCCTGCCATGAACCCGCCCTGCAGGGGCTTGTGCAGGTGGTGGACGGCCACTGTGGCGGCCGCTTCGGCTTCGTGTCGTCGCACGCCAGCAACCATTTCGCCATCGCGGTCTTCGTGGCGCGCGCCCTGCAGGGAAGACCCGTGTGGGCCACCGGTGCGCTGCTGGGCTGGGCCGCCTTCGTGGCCTACAGCCGCATCTATCTCGGCGTGCACTACCCGGGTGACGTGCTCGTGGGCGGGCTCTACGGCGCGGCGGTCGGAGCGCTCTTCTTCGCCATCTTTCGGGGCGTGCTGCGGTGGCGCGCCTTGGCACAACGGAGCTCGGTATGA
- the obgE gene encoding GTPase ObgE yields MNFIDHIRIECRSGKGGAGSRHLRREKYIPKGGPDGGDGGRGGHVILRGNAQLWTLLHLRYTKHVIAGDGESGGANQCSGKAGRDVVIEVPLGTVVRNSDTEEVMAEVMKDGEEVVLLSGGRGGLGNQHFKTSTNQTPRFAQPGEPGISQWVAMELKVLADVGLVGFPNAGKSTLLAAITAAKPKIADYAFTTLTPNLGIVPYRDHKSFVMADIPGIIEGAHEGRGLGLRFLRHIERNSVLLFMIPADSTDIRHDYQVLLNELKQYSPELLDKDRLLAVTKCDMLDSGMMEELRRELPADVDSVLISSVAGIGLDELKDKLWTLLHRPVAQRTEFPEWSV; encoded by the coding sequence GTGAACTTCATCGACCACATCCGCATTGAGTGCCGCAGCGGCAAGGGCGGCGCCGGCTCGCGCCATCTGCGCCGGGAGAAGTACATTCCCAAGGGCGGTCCCGATGGCGGCGACGGCGGCCGCGGTGGGCACGTGATCCTGCGCGGCAACGCCCAGCTGTGGACCCTGCTGCACCTGCGCTACACCAAGCACGTGATCGCCGGCGACGGCGAGAGCGGCGGCGCCAACCAGTGCAGCGGCAAGGCCGGCCGCGATGTGGTGATCGAAGTGCCCCTGGGCACCGTGGTGCGCAACAGCGATACGGAGGAGGTGATGGCCGAGGTGATGAAGGACGGGGAGGAGGTGGTGCTGCTGTCCGGCGGCCGCGGCGGCCTGGGCAACCAGCACTTCAAGACCAGCACCAACCAGACCCCGCGCTTCGCCCAACCCGGTGAACCCGGCATCAGCCAGTGGGTGGCCATGGAGCTGAAGGTGCTGGCCGACGTGGGCCTGGTGGGCTTCCCCAACGCCGGCAAGAGCACCCTGCTGGCCGCCATCACCGCCGCCAAGCCCAAGATCGCCGACTACGCCTTCACCACGCTGACACCCAACCTCGGCATCGTGCCCTACCGCGACCACAAGAGCTTCGTGATGGCCGACATCCCCGGCATCATCGAAGGGGCGCACGAAGGCCGCGGTCTCGGCCTGCGCTTCCTGCGCCACATCGAACGCAACAGCGTGCTGCTGTTCATGATCCCCGCCGACAGCACCGACATCCGACACGACTACCAGGTGCTGTTGAACGAACTGAAACAGTACAGCCCCGAACTGCTGGACAAGGACCGCCTGCTGGCCGTCACCAAGTGCGACATGCTGGACAGCGGGATGATGGAGGAGCTTCGCCGCGAGCTGCCCGCCGATGTGGACAGTGTGCTGATCAGCAGCGTGGCCGGCATCGGCCTCGACGAGCTGAAGGACAAGTTGTGGACGCTCCTGCACCGTCCGGTGGCGCAGCGCACGGAGTTCCCCGAGTGGAGCGTGTGA